From a single Rosa rugosa chromosome 7, drRosRugo1.1, whole genome shotgun sequence genomic region:
- the LOC133721949 gene encoding protein NIM1-INTERACTING 1 — protein sequence MAENEKKTDDRQEQEEEEEEEEEMEKIEKFYSLIRHFREARNRLIGLRKTRPNHEVSDEVEPEKMKTSKKRKKTGDVERDHERRLSTWVPSFECEDFTNKEVEYPGTCLSFPALPCNTSANTSNNGKQKVDDDDASECLDLRLAL from the coding sequence ATGGCGGAAAACGAGAAGAAGACTGATGATCGAcaggaacaagaagaagaagaagaagaagaagaggagatgGAGAAGATAGAGAAGTTCTATTCCCTCATCAGACACTTTCGCGAGGCTCGGAATCGTCTGATCGGATTACGAAAGACACGGCCAAACCATGAGGTCAGCGATGAAGTGGAGCCGGAGAAGATGAAAACCagcaagaaaaggaagaaaacggGCGATGTTGAGCGTGATCATGAACGGAGATTGAGTACTTGGGTGCCATCATTTGAATGCGAGGATTTCACCAACAAAGAGGTTGAGTATCCAGGAACTTGTCTAAGCTTCCCTGCTCTTCCTTGTAACACTAGTGCTAACACTAGCAATAATGGTAAACAAaaagtagatgatgatgatgcttcAGAGTGTCTGGACCTTCGACTTGCCCTGTAA